Proteins encoded within one genomic window of Humulus lupulus chromosome 1, drHumLupu1.1, whole genome shotgun sequence:
- the LOC133808158 gene encoding LOB domain-containing protein 37 — MSCNGCRVLRKGCSESCILRPCLQWIETAEAQGHATVFVAKFFGRAGLMSFISAVPESQRPALFQSLLFEACGRTVNPVNGAVGLLWTGNWHMCQAAVETVLRGGTLRPLPELLGSGVGAMTTTPTAASDEASEAEVTCTDIWKVRDPNSGSRFSTSRSRLSPKRKRSDSPAKLRNTADLDLRLTPIFPGKPTARKADVRRPLSPSMNSEESETTTCFDSGLADQNVIGGDRKLLNLFF, encoded by the exons atgagctGCAATGGATGCCGTGTTCTCCGAAAGGGTTGCAGTGAGTCGTGTATTTTGAGACCCTGCTTACAGTGGATCGAAACCGCCGAAGCCCAAGGCCACGCCACCGTATTTGTAGCCAAGTTTTTCGGCCGTGCCGGCCTTATGTCTTTCATTTCCGCCGTCCCTGAATCTCAAAGACCTG CGTTGTTTCAGTCACTTTTGTTTGAAGCGTGTGGGCGAACTGTCAACCCGGTAAATGGAGCCGTGGGTCTACTCTGGACGGGAAACTGGCACATGTGCCAGGCGGCTGTTGAGACCGTACTCCGCGGCGGTACTTTGCGGCCACTGCCGGAACTTCTCGGTAGCGGCGTAGGAGCGATGACGACGACACCTACAGCCGCGTCTGATGAGGCGTCCGAGGCAGAAGTAACCTGTACAGACATTTGGAAGGTTCGAGATCCAAATTCAGGCTCTCGATTCTCGACATCACGATCCAGATTGTCGCCGAAGCGTAAACGTTCCGATTCTCCGGCTAAGCTACGAAACACCGCCGATCTCGACCTTCGCCTTACGCCGATCTTTCCGGGGAAACCGACCGCACGGAAAGCCGATGTTCGCCGGCCGCTTTCTCCGTCGATGAACTCAGAGGAGTCCGAGACTACCACCTGTTTTGATAGCGGCTTGGCTGATCAGAACGTAATTGGTGGAGATCGAAAGCTCCTGAACCTCTTCTTCTAA